From one Deltaproteobacteria bacterium RBG_16_64_85 genomic stretch:
- a CDS encoding cell division protein FtsH has translation MNQFYRNLALWMLIALAMVFLFNTFKAQRVEHEEISFSEFTAAVEAGKVKEVTIKGQEITGKYLDNAGKEKKAFHTYAPEDPDLVKSLRAKNVKITAKPLDENPWYMTLLVSWLPMLLLIGVWIFFMRQMQAGGGKAMSFGKSRAKLLTETTHKCTFSDVAGIDEAKEELQEIIAFLKDPKKFTKLGGRIPKGVLLVGSPGTGKTLLARAIAGEAGVPFFSISGSDFVEMFVGVGAARVRDLFIQGKKTAPCIIFIDEIDAVGRHRGAGLGGGHDEREQTLNQLLVEMDGFESNEGLILIAATNRPDVLDPALLRPGRFDRQVVVPKPDVKGREQILQVHTRQIPLAEDVHLEVLAKGTPGFTGADLANLCNEAALHAASIGMSKVTMDCFEMAKDKVMMGRERRSMIISEEEKKSTAYHEAGHAIVATLIPGADPIHKVSIIPRGMALGVTQQLPIDERHTYSKEYLKNNITILMGGRVAEELVRGELTTGAGNDLERSTLLARKMVCEWGMSDKLGPVTFGQKQELIFLGRDMTRHQDYSEATARDIDQEIKDIVTSCYGRAVSILKSNLHVLHQVAKTLLEKEVIDGVEIKRIVEEMASTSAEGLPTPQAGTPA, from the coding sequence TTGAACCAGTTTTATCGCAATCTGGCCCTGTGGATGCTCATCGCCCTGGCGATGGTGTTCCTCTTCAACACGTTCAAGGCGCAGCGGGTGGAGCACGAGGAGATCTCCTTCTCGGAATTCACCGCCGCCGTCGAGGCGGGCAAGGTCAAGGAAGTCACCATCAAGGGGCAGGAGATCACCGGGAAGTACCTGGATAACGCGGGCAAGGAGAAGAAGGCGTTCCACACGTATGCCCCGGAAGACCCGGACCTGGTCAAGTCGCTCCGGGCGAAGAACGTCAAAATCACCGCCAAGCCGTTGGATGAAAACCCCTGGTACATGACGCTCCTGGTTTCCTGGCTGCCGATGCTGCTGCTGATCGGCGTGTGGATCTTCTTCATGCGGCAGATGCAGGCGGGCGGCGGGAAGGCGATGTCGTTCGGCAAGAGCCGTGCGAAGCTTCTGACCGAGACAACCCACAAGTGCACCTTCTCGGACGTCGCCGGGATCGATGAGGCCAAGGAGGAGCTCCAGGAGATCATCGCGTTTCTGAAGGACCCCAAGAAGTTCACGAAGCTGGGCGGGCGCATCCCCAAGGGGGTGCTGCTCGTGGGGTCTCCGGGGACCGGGAAGACCTTGCTGGCCAGGGCGATTGCGGGAGAGGCGGGGGTTCCCTTCTTCTCCATCAGCGGATCCGACTTCGTGGAGATGTTCGTCGGCGTCGGCGCGGCGCGGGTGCGCGACCTCTTCATCCAGGGGAAGAAGACGGCGCCCTGCATCATCTTCATCGACGAGATCGACGCGGTCGGCAGGCACAGGGGGGCGGGCCTCGGCGGCGGGCACGACGAGCGCGAGCAGACGCTGAACCAGCTCCTGGTGGAGATGGACGGATTCGAGTCGAACGAAGGGCTGATCCTGATCGCCGCGACGAACCGGCCGGATGTCCTGGACCCCGCCTTGCTTCGGCCGGGGCGCTTCGACCGCCAGGTCGTCGTCCCCAAGCCCGACGTGAAAGGCAGGGAGCAGATTCTCCAGGTCCACACCCGGCAAATCCCCCTGGCCGAGGACGTCCATCTCGAGGTTTTGGCCAAAGGGACGCCGGGGTTTACCGGCGCCGATCTGGCCAACCTTTGCAACGAGGCGGCGCTGCATGCCGCAAGCATAGGGATGTCCAAGGTCACCATGGATTGTTTCGAAATGGCAAAGGACAAGGTGATGATGGGCCGCGAGCGGCGGTCGATGATCATCAGCGAGGAGGAGAAGAAGTCCACGGCCTACCACGAGGCGGGGCACGCAATCGTGGCGACGCTCATCCCGGGCGCCGACCCGATCCACAAGGTGAGCATCATCCCGCGCGGAATGGCGCTGGGGGTCACGCAGCAGCTGCCGATCGACGAGCGGCACACGTATTCGAAGGAATATCTGAAGAACAACATCACCATCCTGATGGGCGGCCGGGTCGCCGAGGAGCTCGTGCGAGGAGAGCTCACCACCGGGGCCGGGAACGATCTCGAGCGCTCGACGCTGCTCGCGCGAAAGATGGTCTGCGAGTGGGGAATGAGCGATAAGCTCGGGCCCGTAACCTTCGGGCAAAAGCAGGAACTGATCTTCCTGGGGAGGGACATGACCCGCCACCAGGATTACAGCGAGGCAACGGCGAGGGACATCGACCAGGAAATCAAGGATATCGTCACCTCCTGTTACGGTCGGGCGGTGTCGATCCTGAAGTCGAACCTGCACGTGCTGCACCAGGTGGCCAAGACCCTCCTGGAAAAGGAAGTCATCGACGGCGTCGAGATCAAGAGGATCGTAGAGGAAATGGCGTCGACTTCCGCGGAGGGGTTGCCGACGCCGCAAGCCGGCACGCCGGCCTGA
- a CDS encoding dihydropteroate synthase gives MPCRERELRLGGSPGIIGILNVTPDSFSDAGKYYSAEAAVRGGLEMVAEGADIIDIGGESTRPGSVPVPADEEIARVVPVIRELARETGALLSVDTTKAAVAREAISAGARIVNDTSALADDPEMAGVIGESGCAVVLMHRRGTPATMQLAPSYESLFDEMLEEIQKRIDVAVKAGIPKERILIDPGVGFGKRFEDNLALHRHLPDLRNLGRPVVFGPSRKAFIGRITGREASGRIFGTAASVAFAASRGVDILRVHDVKEMKEVVRVVTAIREGDEC, from the coding sequence GTGCCTTGCAGGGAGCGGGAACTCCGGCTGGGCGGCTCGCCCGGAATCATCGGGATCTTGAATGTGACTCCGGATTCCTTTTCCGACGCGGGGAAATACTATTCCGCGGAAGCGGCAGTCCGGGGGGGACTGGAGATGGTCGCCGAAGGCGCCGACATCATTGACATCGGAGGGGAGTCGACCCGCCCCGGCTCCGTGCCCGTGCCGGCCGATGAAGAAATCGCCCGCGTGGTTCCCGTGATCCGGGAATTGGCCCGGGAAACGGGGGCGCTCCTGTCCGTGGACACGACGAAGGCGGCTGTTGCGCGGGAGGCGATTTCCGCCGGAGCCCGCATCGTCAACGATACGAGCGCTCTTGCCGACGACCCGGAGATGGCGGGTGTTATCGGTGAATCCGGCTGCGCTGTCGTTTTGATGCACCGGAGGGGGACGCCGGCGACGATGCAATTGGCGCCGTCCTATGAATCGCTGTTTGACGAGATGCTGGAGGAGATCCAGAAGAGGATCGATGTCGCAGTGAAGGCCGGCATTCCGAAAGAGCGGATCCTGATCGACCCGGGCGTAGGGTTCGGGAAGAGGTTCGAGGACAACCTCGCGCTGCACCGTCACCTCCCCGACCTGCGCAACCTGGGCAGGCCGGTCGTTTTCGGCCCCTCGCGAAAGGCGTTTATCGGCAGGATTACCGGGAGGGAGGCTTCCGGGAGGATCTTCGGGACGGCCGCATCCGTCGCGTTTGCCGCATCCCGCGGCGTCGACATCCTCCGCGTGCACGATGTAAAGGAAATGAAGGAGGTTGTCCGGGTGGTGACCGCGATCCGGGAGGGAGACGAATGTTAA
- a CDS encoding TIGR00159 family protein: protein MLSFLPTLRFADVLDILVVAFIIYWILLFIRGTRAVQMLYGLLLMLAMFVLSKKLGMVTFQWLVGNFLGGLIIILVVIFQSEIRRGLAKMGQARIFGRAPASPPLNLLDELVQCTFRLAADRIGAILLLEREMGLQEYVEHGKKLDAIFSHELLASILSTRSPVHDGAVVIRGDRVAAAGVILPIPAESSVVKTMGTRHRAGWGVCKETDAVSIVISEETGNVTVFHDRQTESADSAMDLKDILMKLFATGGGESGSGN, encoded by the coding sequence ATGTTAAGCTTCCTCCCCACGCTGCGCTTCGCGGATGTTCTGGACATCCTGGTCGTCGCCTTCATCATCTACTGGATCCTTCTGTTCATCCGCGGGACGAGGGCCGTGCAGATGCTGTACGGCCTCCTTCTCATGCTGGCGATGTTTGTCCTTTCCAAGAAGCTCGGGATGGTCACCTTTCAGTGGCTGGTCGGGAACTTCCTCGGCGGGCTCATCATTATCCTCGTGGTGATCTTCCAGAGCGAGATCCGGCGAGGCCTGGCCAAGATGGGACAGGCGCGCATCTTCGGGAGGGCGCCCGCGTCCCCACCGCTGAATTTACTGGACGAGCTGGTGCAGTGCACCTTCCGGCTGGCGGCCGACCGGATCGGGGCGATCCTCCTGCTCGAGAGGGAGATGGGCCTCCAGGAGTACGTCGAGCACGGGAAGAAGCTGGACGCAATCTTCTCGCATGAGCTCCTGGCATCGATCCTCTCGACCCGGTCGCCCGTGCACGACGGGGCGGTGGTCATCCGGGGGGACCGCGTCGCGGCGGCGGGGGTGATCCTTCCGATTCCCGCCGAATCCTCCGTGGTGAAGACGATGGGGACGAGGCACCGCGCGGGATGGGGCGTCTGCAAGGAGACGGATGCCGTCTCGATCGTGATCTCCGAGGAGACGGGGAATGTCACGGTCTTCCACGACCGGCAAACGGAAAGCGCCGACAGTGCGATGGATCTGAAAGATATCCTCATGAAACTTTTTGCGACGGGCGGAGGCGAGAGTGGTTCGGGGAACTGA
- a CDS encoding phosphoglucosamine mutase: MTVENALALGQAVAHIFRNNKGRHKVVIGKDTRLSGYMFETALSAGICAMGGDVLLVGPLPTPGIAFLTHSMRADAGVVISASHNPYQDNGIKFFGRDGFKLPDEMEEKIEMIMLGDHLKEARTPSPEIGKAHRIDDATGRYIVYLKNTFPSHLSLDGLRIVVDCANGAAYRIAPQVFQELGAEVIPIGVTPNGLNINENCGSLFPEVVSAKVREHRADLGISLDGDGDRVIVVDQKGEVLDGDRIMAICAEEMFRKRKLKRNTVVATVMSNIGLDLFLKERKIRLVRSQVGDRYVVEMMRANGYNFGGEQSGHLIFLDHATTGDGVLAALQLLAVMVESGRRIADLGKQLVTFPQVLLNLKLRHRVPLESMKGFQKTKAEFEKKLGMRGRIVVRYSGTEPVLRIMAEGENKAEIDRIVNALAEKARAEIH; encoded by the coding sequence ATGACCGTCGAGAACGCGCTGGCGCTCGGGCAGGCCGTTGCGCACATCTTCCGGAACAACAAGGGGCGGCACAAGGTCGTCATCGGGAAGGACACCCGCCTCTCGGGATACATGTTCGAAACCGCGCTCTCGGCGGGGATCTGCGCCATGGGCGGCGATGTCCTGCTCGTCGGCCCTTTGCCCACGCCCGGCATCGCGTTCCTCACCCATTCCATGCGAGCGGACGCAGGCGTCGTGATCTCGGCGTCCCACAACCCTTACCAGGACAACGGGATCAAGTTCTTCGGGCGGGACGGCTTCAAGCTGCCCGACGAGATGGAAGAAAAGATCGAGATGATCATGCTGGGGGACCACCTCAAGGAGGCGCGCACCCCTTCGCCCGAGATCGGCAAGGCACATCGGATCGACGACGCAACCGGCCGGTACATCGTCTACCTGAAGAACACGTTCCCTTCGCACCTGTCGCTGGACGGGTTGCGGATCGTGGTCGACTGCGCGAACGGCGCCGCCTACCGAATCGCCCCGCAAGTGTTCCAGGAGCTGGGGGCCGAGGTCATTCCGATCGGCGTCACTCCGAACGGGCTCAACATCAACGAGAACTGCGGCTCCCTGTTCCCGGAGGTAGTGTCCGCCAAGGTGCGGGAGCACCGGGCCGACCTCGGGATATCGCTCGACGGGGATGGCGACCGGGTGATCGTCGTCGATCAGAAGGGGGAGGTGCTGGACGGGGACCGGATCATGGCGATTTGCGCAGAGGAGATGTTCCGGAAGAGAAAGCTGAAGAGGAACACCGTGGTCGCCACGGTGATGAGCAACATCGGGCTCGACCTTTTCCTTAAAGAGAGGAAGATCCGGCTCGTACGGAGCCAGGTGGGCGACCGCTACGTGGTCGAAATGATGCGCGCCAACGGGTACAACTTCGGCGGGGAGCAATCGGGGCACCTGATCTTCCTCGATCACGCGACGACGGGGGACGGCGTCCTGGCGGCACTCCAGCTCCTTGCGGTGATGGTCGAGTCGGGCCGGCGGATTGCAGACCTCGGGAAGCAACTGGTCACCTTCCCGCAGGTTCTGCTGAACCTCAAGCTGAGGCATCGCGTTCCCCTGGAGAGCATGAAGGGGTTCCAGAAGACGAAGGCCGAGTTCGAGAAGAAGCTCGGCATGCGGGGCAGGATCGTCGTGCGGTACAGTGGAACCGAGCCCGTCCTCCGGATTATGGCGGAAGGGGAGAACAAGGCGGAGATCGACCGCATCGTGAACGCGCTGGCGGAGAAGGCCCGCGCCGAAATCCACTAA
- a CDS encoding pyridoxine 5'-phosphate synthase, protein MRRRLGVNIDHVATLRQARGGAAPEPVIAAGIAEHHGADGITVHLREDRRHIQDRDLELLSRVVQTRINLEMAATEEMIGIATRLKPYSATLVPEKRKELTTEGGLNVLGQRETLHAAVSRLRDAGILVSLFIDPILSQLRAARQVGADAVEIHTGTYCEAYHAGKYAEEFDKIRIAAAHGNNIGLKVFAGHGLDVRNLPPILSLPEIEEFNIGHSIIARAVFIGLGAAVREMADLIHGAP, encoded by the coding sequence ATGAGGAGAAGGCTGGGGGTCAACATCGATCATGTGGCGACGCTGAGGCAGGCGAGGGGTGGGGCCGCGCCGGAGCCCGTGATCGCGGCGGGGATCGCCGAACACCACGGCGCCGACGGCATCACGGTCCACCTGAGGGAGGACCGTCGGCACATCCAGGACCGGGACCTCGAGCTCCTTTCCAGGGTGGTCCAGACGCGGATCAATCTGGAGATGGCTGCAACCGAGGAAATGATCGGAATCGCAACGCGCCTGAAGCCGTACTCCGCGACCCTCGTCCCCGAGAAACGGAAAGAGCTTACGACGGAAGGCGGGCTGAACGTACTCGGCCAGCGGGAGACCCTGCACGCGGCCGTATCGCGGCTTCGCGACGCCGGCATCCTCGTGAGCCTTTTCATCGACCCGATACTCTCCCAGCTGCGGGCCGCCAGGCAGGTCGGGGCCGATGCCGTTGAAATCCACACCGGGACCTACTGCGAAGCGTACCACGCAGGGAAGTACGCCGAAGAGTTCGATAAGATCCGCATCGCGGCGGCGCACGGGAACAACATCGGCTTGAAGGTGTTCGCGGGTCACGGGCTCGACGTGCGCAACCTCCCGCCGATCCTTTCCCTTCCGGAGATCGAGGAGTTCAACATCGGGCACAGCATCATCGCCAGGGCGGTTTTCATCGGCCTCGGGGCGGCCGTGCGCGAGATGGCCGACCTCATCCACGGGGCCCCCTGA
- a CDS encoding holo-[acyl-carrier-protein] synthase: MIVGIGVDIVDISRVHGLLERFRDRFLQRVFTDAENLYASKSVKTAERLAGRFAVKEAVLKAFGTGKSQGILWRDVETVPGRMGRPEVNLYGNAYKYMKILKADQVHVSISHDGGKAVAFVVIERAGGNG, from the coding sequence ATGATCGTAGGCATCGGTGTCGACATCGTGGATATTTCACGGGTGCACGGGCTGCTGGAACGCTTCCGGGACAGGTTTTTACAGAGAGTGTTCACGGACGCCGAAAACCTGTATGCGAGCAAAAGCGTCAAAACCGCGGAGAGGCTCGCCGGCAGGTTCGCGGTGAAGGAAGCGGTCCTCAAGGCGTTCGGCACGGGAAAGTCGCAAGGAATCCTGTGGCGAGACGTCGAAACGGTTCCGGGGCGGATGGGAAGACCTGAAGTTAATCTTTATGGAAACGCATATAAATATATGAAAATATTGAAAGCAGACCAGGTCCACGTGTCGATCTCCCACGACGGCGGGAAGGCCGTGGCGTTTGTGGTCATCGAGAGAGCGGGAGGAAACGGATGA
- a CDS encoding tRNA (adenosine(37)-N6)-threonylcarbamoyltransferase complex ATPase subunit type 1 TsaE, translated as MVVELYSSCEADTMEIARALGAVLVPGDVVALSGDLGAGKTVFCKGVGEAIGIPADRIVSPSFTVVTEHAGAVPFLHVDVYRLSSEREADDIGLEEILNGEGVCLVEWAEKIATMLPKSCIKVKFLFSDEGSRRLILDAEDTPRIRGFVHRCKRYLTGG; from the coding sequence ATGGTAGTTGAACTGTATTCTTCGTGCGAAGCCGACACGATGGAGATCGCGCGGGCCCTGGGTGCGGTCCTGGTCCCGGGCGATGTGGTGGCGCTTTCGGGGGACCTGGGTGCCGGCAAGACGGTCTTCTGCAAGGGCGTGGGGGAGGCGATCGGGATCCCGGCGGACCGGATCGTTTCGCCGAGCTTCACCGTCGTGACGGAACATGCGGGCGCCGTTCCTTTCCTCCACGTGGATGTCTATCGCCTTTCCTCCGAGCGGGAGGCCGACGACATCGGCCTGGAGGAGATCCTGAACGGGGAGGGGGTCTGCCTGGTGGAGTGGGCGGAAAAAATCGCCACCATGTTGCCAAAATCCTGTATAAAGGTTAAATTCCTTTTTTCGGACGAAGGCAGCCGCAGGCTGATTCTTGACGCGGAGGACACCCCGCGGATCCGGGGATTTGTCCATCGCTGCAAACGCTACCTGACAGGAGGGTGA
- a CDS encoding aspartate kinase (catalyzes the formation of 4-phospho-L-aspartate from L-aspartate and ATP, in Bacillus, lysine sensitive; regulated by response to starvation.), whose protein sequence is MALIVQKYGGTSVGTVEKIKNVAKRVARTKDQGNDVVVVVSAMAGETNRLLGLAHQIAELPNERELDVVASTGEQVTIGLLAIALTEMGYKAKSFCGFQIPVLTDSAYVKARIMKIEGETIQAALKEGEIAVVAGFQGIDESGAITTLGRGGSDTSAVAVAAALSADVCEIYTDVDGVYTTDPNICADARKLEKISFEEMLELASLGAKVLQIRSVEFGMKYGVRIHVRSSFNENPGTIVTKEEEIMETAVVSGVAYSKNEAKITIVKVPDRPGIAARIFKPLSDANIVVDVIVQNVSVTGYTDLTFTVGRSDYKKAMLITEKTAKEVESEKVVGDDKIAKVSIVGMAMRSHSGVATKVFETLAAEGINILGITTSEIKISCLIEEKYTELAVRVLHNAFGLGQQA, encoded by the coding sequence ATGGCACTCATTGTCCAGAAGTACGGCGGCACTTCGGTCGGTACCGTGGAGAAGATCAAGAACGTTGCAAAGCGGGTGGCGCGCACCAAAGACCAGGGAAACGACGTCGTGGTCGTCGTCTCGGCGATGGCCGGGGAGACGAACCGGCTGCTCGGCCTGGCGCACCAGATCGCGGAATTGCCGAACGAGCGCGAACTGGACGTCGTCGCTTCCACGGGCGAACAGGTGACCATCGGCCTGCTGGCCATCGCGCTCACCGAAATGGGGTACAAGGCGAAGTCGTTCTGCGGCTTCCAGATTCCGGTCCTCACCGATTCGGCCTACGTCAAGGCGCGTATCATGAAGATCGAGGGGGAGACGATCCAGGCCGCCCTCAAGGAAGGGGAGATCGCGGTCGTGGCCGGCTTCCAGGGCATCGACGAATCCGGGGCGATCACGACGCTCGGGCGCGGCGGGTCGGACACGAGCGCCGTCGCCGTGGCGGCCGCGCTTTCGGCCGACGTGTGCGAGATCTACACGGACGTCGACGGGGTCTATACCACCGACCCCAACATCTGCGCAGACGCGCGGAAACTCGAAAAGATCTCCTTCGAGGAGATGCTCGAGCTGGCGAGCCTGGGGGCCAAGGTCCTCCAGATCCGGTCGGTGGAGTTCGGGATGAAATACGGGGTGCGGATCCACGTCCGCTCCTCGTTCAACGAAAATCCGGGAACGATCGTTACGAAAGAGGAGGAGATCATGGAAACGGCAGTCGTGTCCGGCGTGGCGTACAGCAAGAACGAGGCGAAGATCACCATCGTGAAAGTGCCCGACCGGCCGGGAATCGCCGCCAGGATCTTCAAGCCGCTGTCGGACGCCAACATCGTCGTGGACGTGATTGTCCAGAACGTATCCGTCACCGGCTACACGGACCTGACCTTCACGGTCGGCCGCAGCGATTACAAGAAGGCGATGTTGATCACGGAGAAGACCGCAAAGGAAGTCGAGTCGGAGAAGGTTGTCGGCGACGACAAGATCGCAAAAGTGTCCATCGTCGGGATGGCGATGCGCTCCCACTCCGGGGTTGCCACGAAGGTGTTCGAGACGCTGGCCGCCGAAGGGATCAACATCCTGGGCATCACCACCTCGGAAATCAAGATCTCCTGCCTGATCGAGGAGAAATACACCGAGCTGGCGGTGCGGGTACTGCACAACGCCTTCGGGCTGGGACAGCAGGCTTGA
- a CDS encoding citramalate synthase — protein sequence MYLYDTTLRDGTQAEEISLSVMDKIAITEKLDDFGIHFIEGGYPGSNPKDKEFFEYAKRLPLKTAKLCAFGMTRRVGKKVEEDANMKALLSAETPVITVVGKSWDFHVTEALRTTLDENLKAIRETIEYLKKHAEQVFFDAEHFFDGYRRNPKYALKALAAAADGGADWLVLCDTNGGSLPSDVGRVVREVRKTTHLPLGIHTHNDSEMAVATTLAAVESGATQVQGTINGYGERCGNANLCSIIPCLHLKMGREVLPEERLRKLSALSGYVAEIANVGKRLHQPFVGNAAFAHKGGMHVSAIRRNPGTYEHIDPGLVGNQRRVLISDLSGRSNILSKVQEKGLRFKAGDPAAEKVLDQIKELEHKGYQFEGAEASFELLVLKAMGEHEQFFELKGFRVIDEKRTEKQHPIAEATIMVEVEGRVEHTAALGNGPVNAMDNALRKALEKFYPELAEVKLLDYKVRVITAGGTGSSVRVLIQSGDKDSTWGTVGVSHNIIEASWQALVDSIRYKLWRSRRGSQKGGPER from the coding sequence ATCTATCTGTACGACACGACGCTTCGGGACGGCACCCAGGCCGAGGAGATCTCGCTCTCCGTGATGGACAAGATCGCCATTACGGAGAAGCTGGACGATTTCGGGATCCACTTCATCGAGGGAGGGTACCCCGGCTCCAACCCGAAGGACAAGGAGTTCTTCGAGTATGCGAAGAGGCTCCCGCTGAAGACCGCGAAGCTCTGCGCGTTCGGTATGACGCGCCGGGTGGGAAAGAAGGTCGAGGAGGACGCCAACATGAAGGCGCTCCTCTCCGCGGAGACCCCGGTCATCACCGTGGTGGGGAAATCCTGGGACTTCCACGTCACCGAGGCGCTGCGGACCACGCTCGACGAGAACCTCAAGGCGATCCGCGAGACGATCGAGTACCTTAAAAAGCACGCCGAGCAGGTCTTCTTCGACGCCGAGCACTTCTTCGACGGCTACCGGCGCAACCCCAAGTATGCGCTGAAGGCGCTCGCGGCGGCGGCCGATGGTGGGGCGGACTGGCTCGTTTTGTGCGACACCAACGGGGGGTCGCTTCCCTCGGACGTGGGGCGCGTCGTCCGCGAGGTCCGGAAAACAACCCATCTTCCGCTCGGAATTCATACCCATAACGACTCCGAGATGGCCGTGGCCACCACCCTGGCAGCGGTGGAGAGCGGGGCGACACAGGTCCAGGGGACGATCAACGGCTACGGGGAGCGGTGCGGGAACGCCAACCTCTGCTCGATCATCCCCTGCCTCCATCTGAAGATGGGCAGGGAAGTCCTTCCGGAAGAGCGGCTCAGGAAACTCTCCGCGCTTTCGGGATACGTGGCGGAGATCGCCAACGTGGGGAAGCGTCTCCATCAGCCCTTCGTCGGGAATGCCGCATTCGCCCACAAGGGGGGGATGCACGTGTCGGCCATCCGCCGCAACCCGGGGACCTACGAGCACATCGATCCCGGGCTCGTCGGCAACCAGCGCCGCGTCCTCATCTCCGACCTCTCGGGACGGAGCAACATCCTTTCCAAGGTCCAGGAGAAGGGGCTCCGGTTCAAGGCGGGCGACCCGGCGGCGGAGAAGGTCCTCGACCAGATCAAGGAGCTGGAGCACAAGGGGTACCAGTTCGAAGGGGCCGAGGCGTCGTTCGAGCTCCTGGTCCTCAAGGCGATGGGGGAGCACGAGCAGTTCTTCGAGTTGAAGGGGTTCCGGGTGATCGACGAGAAGCGGACGGAGAAGCAACATCCGATTGCCGAGGCGACCATCATGGTCGAGGTGGAGGGCCGGGTGGAGCACACCGCGGCGCTGGGGAACGGCCCCGTGAACGCGATGGACAACGCGCTCCGGAAGGCTCTCGAGAAGTTCTATCCCGAGCTGGCCGAAGTGAAGCTGCTCGACTACAAGGTGCGGGTGATCACCGCCGGCGGGACCGGCTCGTCGGTACGCGTTTTGATACAGTCCGGCGACAAGGACAGCACCTGGGGAACCGTCGGGGTCTCGCACAACATCATCGAGGCGTCCTGGCAGGCCCTGGTGGACAGCATCCGGTACAAGCTTTGGAGGTCCCGCCGTGGATCGCAGAAGGGAGGCCCGGAGCGGTAA
- a CDS encoding serine O-acetyltransferase translates to MFRRIRNDIKVIFERDPAARSVIEILLCYPGFHVMRFHHAAHWLWTHDLRLLARFLSHISRALTGIEIHPGATIDEGFFIDHGMGVVIGETSEIGKNVTMYHGVTLGGTSWKKGKRHPTIEENVIIGAGAAILGNIRIGQNSKIGSGSVVNRDVPPNSTVVGIPGRIVYREGNVYNDQSGVAGTPDPEGKAIKCLTDQVMAMGQRLDELAKLLPKQEEAPRVESVR, encoded by the coding sequence ATGTTCCGTAGAATCCGCAACGACATCAAGGTGATCTTCGAACGCGACCCGGCGGCGCGCAGCGTGATCGAGATCCTTTTATGCTACCCGGGGTTCCACGTCATGCGGTTCCACCACGCGGCCCACTGGCTCTGGACGCACGACCTTCGGTTGCTGGCCCGGTTTCTCTCGCACATCTCCCGTGCCCTCACGGGGATCGAGATCCATCCGGGGGCGACGATCGACGAGGGTTTCTTCATCGACCACGGGATGGGGGTCGTCATCGGGGAAACCTCGGAAATCGGGAAGAACGTGACGATGTACCACGGGGTGACCCTCGGCGGGACGAGCTGGAAGAAGGGGAAGCGGCACCCGACGATCGAGGAAAACGTGATCATCGGGGCGGGCGCGGCCATCCTGGGCAACATCCGGATCGGGCAGAATTCCAAGATCGGCTCGGGATCGGTGGTCAACCGGGACGTTCCTCCCAACTCGACCGTCGTGGGAATCCCCGGAAGGATCGTCTACCGCGAGGGGAACGTCTACAACGACCAGTCCGGCGTCGCCGGCACGCCGGACCCGGAAGGCAAGGCGATCAAGTGTTTGACCGACCAGGTGATGGCGATGGGACAGCGCCTCGACGAGCTTGCGAAACTCCTTCCGAAGCAGGAGGAGGCGCCCCGCGTGGAGTCCGTCCGATGA